In Bacteroidia bacterium, the following proteins share a genomic window:
- a CDS encoding VOC family protein has product MNTITPNLFVKDLSKSLIFYQNLGFSVVNRVPEEGDPVWAMLKCGEVVIMLQSLDSLGEELPEIKRSRGGALLLYIQIKGIRTFFDKLQAQPIPILKGLEKTFYGATEFSIADPDDFVLTFAEDEE; this is encoded by the coding sequence ATGAACACGATAACGCCCAACTTATTTGTTAAGGACCTAAGTAAAAGTTTGATCTTTTATCAAAATCTAGGTTTTTCGGTGGTAAACCGGGTTCCTGAAGAAGGTGATCCGGTTTGGGCAATGTTAAAATGCGGTGAAGTGGTTATTATGTTGCAAAGCTTGGATAGTTTGGGTGAAGAATTACCCGAAATAAAACGAAGTAGGGGAGGAGCATTGTTGCTATATATTCAAATAAAAGGGATACGCACATTTTTTGACAAGCTTCAAGCCCAACCAATTCCAATACTAAAAGGCTTGGAAAAAACCTTTTATGGAGCTACCGAATTTTCTATTGCCGATCCGGATGATTTTGTGTTAACCTTTGCAGAAGACGAAGAATAA